Proteins found in one Geomonas subterranea genomic segment:
- the xerC gene encoding tyrosine recombinase XerC, whose translation MKRAIEQFCGYLETERNVSPHTLAAYRSDLELFASFLAQRGEPLPEAVDHLAIRQYLAQLHKGHAKSSIGRKLSAIRALFRFLLREGRLEKNPAELVSTPKKEKRLPFHLNIDQVSALVEAPAGTRLPLRDRAVLETLYSCGIRVSELTGMNVGDLDLDGGLARVMGKGGKERIVPVGSFARQALSSYLAERGNPGAAEPLILNSRGKRINRRSVTRIVDDHMLLIAAMRKVSPHTLRHTFATHLLEGGADLRAIQELLGHASLSTTQKYTHVSIDKLMEVYDQAHPKARR comes from the coding sequence ATGAAACGGGCCATCGAGCAATTCTGCGGTTACCTCGAGACCGAGCGCAACGTCTCGCCCCACACCCTCGCCGCCTACAGAAGCGATCTGGAGCTGTTCGCCTCTTTCCTGGCGCAGCGCGGAGAGCCGCTACCGGAAGCTGTCGATCATCTCGCCATCAGGCAGTACCTTGCCCAACTACACAAGGGGCACGCAAAGAGCTCCATCGGGCGTAAGCTCTCCGCGATCCGGGCGCTGTTTCGTTTCCTGCTCAGAGAGGGGCGCCTGGAAAAGAATCCCGCCGAGTTGGTCAGCACCCCCAAGAAGGAGAAGCGCCTCCCCTTTCACCTGAACATCGACCAGGTGAGCGCGCTCGTCGAGGCGCCGGCGGGGACCAGGCTGCCGCTCAGGGACCGTGCCGTTCTGGAAACCCTCTATTCCTGCGGGATCAGGGTGAGCGAACTGACCGGGATGAACGTGGGGGACCTCGACCTGGACGGCGGTCTGGCGAGGGTGATGGGCAAGGGAGGCAAGGAGCGCATCGTGCCGGTAGGCTCTTTCGCAAGGCAGGCGCTCTCCTCCTACCTCGCCGAACGCGGCAATCCGGGCGCGGCCGAGCCGCTTATCTTGAACAGCCGCGGGAAAAGGATCAACAGGCGCAGCGTGACGCGCATCGTGGATGATCATATGCTGCTCATCGCCGCCATGCGCAAGGTCTCCCCGCACACGCTGCGCCACACCTTCGCGACCCACCTTCTGGAAGGGGGCGCCGACCTGCGCGCCATCCAGGAGCTCTTGGGGCACGCATCGCTCTCCACCACCCAGAAGTACACCCACGTCAGCATCGACAAGCTGATGGAGGTCTACGACCAGGCCCACCCCAAGGCGCGCCGCTAG
- a CDS encoding PAS domain-containing protein codes for MKEVDVQELYRQLVQNCNDAIIYSDREGLIRLWNKGAEEMLGFTAGEALGQSLDIFIPENQRARHWEGYYRVMETGTTRYAKELLAAPALKKDGSRISTEFSMTIIRDAEGNVAGTVAVMRDVTARWLKEKALRARLAELDK; via the coding sequence ATGAAAGAGGTCGACGTACAGGAGCTGTACCGGCAACTGGTACAGAACTGCAACGATGCAATCATCTACTCTGACAGGGAGGGGCTGATCAGGCTGTGGAACAAGGGAGCTGAAGAGATGCTGGGGTTCACCGCCGGGGAGGCGCTGGGGCAGTCGCTCGACATCTTCATCCCGGAAAACCAGCGTGCCCGCCACTGGGAGGGATACTACCGCGTCATGGAAACCGGCACCACGCGTTACGCCAAGGAGCTGCTGGCCGCCCCGGCGCTGAAAAAGGACGGTTCGCGCATCTCCACGGAGTTCTCCATGACCATCATCAGGGACGCCGAGGGGAATGTCGCGGGCACCGTGGCGGTGATGCGGGACGTGACGGCCCGGTGGCTAAAGGAAAAGGCGCTACGGGCACGCCTGGCCGAACTGGATAAGTGA
- a CDS encoding rhomboid family intramembrane serine protease, whose translation MAHPSITCPECGRATDARYSSCLWCGAALPPSGGRVIEVLSGGKSSQLVINGIIVVNVAYYLLSLLISSGTSLGGGLFGFLSPDDNSLALLGATGTYPVSRYGVWTLVSANYLHGGALHILFNMMALRQIGPWVCAEFGASRMFVIYTTSGVAGYVLSVLAGVPFTIGASAAVCGLIGALFYFGKSRGGNYGQAVSREVSGWLISLVVFGLVMPGINNWGHGGGIVGGIVAAKLLGYRERSRENWVHRAAALLCLLVTVIVLAFGTWYGVRVLSYRHF comes from the coding sequence ATGGCTCACCCCTCCATAACCTGTCCCGAGTGCGGACGCGCCACCGATGCCAGATACTCCTCGTGCCTTTGGTGTGGCGCGGCGCTCCCGCCGTCCGGGGGGAGGGTGATCGAGGTCCTCTCCGGCGGTAAAAGTTCCCAACTCGTCATAAACGGTATCATCGTCGTCAACGTCGCGTATTACCTCCTGTCGCTGCTTATTTCCAGCGGGACTTCCCTCGGCGGCGGCCTGTTCGGATTCCTTTCTCCTGACGACAACAGCCTCGCGCTGTTGGGCGCGACCGGTACCTACCCTGTCTCCCGGTACGGCGTCTGGACGCTCGTTTCCGCCAACTACCTGCATGGCGGGGCGCTGCACATCCTCTTCAACATGATGGCGCTGCGGCAGATCGGCCCGTGGGTCTGCGCGGAGTTCGGCGCGAGCCGCATGTTCGTCATCTACACCACAAGCGGCGTCGCGGGGTACGTCCTCTCCGTCCTGGCCGGCGTCCCATTCACCATCGGCGCGTCAGCGGCGGTCTGCGGCCTGATCGGCGCCCTGTTCTACTTCGGCAAGAGCCGCGGCGGCAACTACGGTCAGGCGGTCTCGCGCGAAGTGAGCGGGTGGTTGATCAGCCTGGTGGTCTTCGGCCTGGTCATGCCCGGCATCAACAACTGGGGGCATGGCGGCGGAATCGTCGGCGGCATCGTCGCGGCGAAGCTGCTGGGGTACCGGGAACGGAGCCGCGAGAACTGGGTGCACCGTGCGGCGGCGCTGCTGTGCCTTCTTGTCACCGTCATTGTCCTCGCCTTCGGCACCTGGTACGGCGTACGGGTCCTATCGTACCGTCATTTCTGA
- a CDS encoding acetyl-CoA hydrolase/transferase C-terminal domain-containing protein, translated as MSEYGTLQDRVQCKQLLNKVMTPEQTIDFFKNGMNLGWSGFTPAGYPKVVPIALADHVEKNNLQGKLKFNLFIGASVGAETEDRWATLDMIDRRWPYQTGKNIAAGINSGRIRMGDKHLSLFAQDLGYGFYTKDSESGKLDLAIIEVSAIKEDGSLVPTSSCGVIPEILMICDKIILEVNTGQPSFEGIHDLLTPLTPPNRQIFGITHAGERIGSTSIPCDPSKVVAVVESKLRDQGRAFAEQDDTSEAIANHIIDFFTAEVKAGRLPKNLLPIQSGVGSIANAVIGGLAKGPFSNLTVYTEVLQDTMLDLFDSGKLDAASSCSLSLSASPGFPRFFENMDKYFDKITLRPLSISNAPEPIRRLGCIAMNTPVEIDIFAHANSTLVGGTRMINGLGGSGDFLRNGFLKMMHTPSSRPSKTDPTGISCVVPHCSHIDHTEHDLDCVITEQGLADLRGLAPKERARRIIEKCAHPDYKAQLTEYLNIAEKDCLARKVGHEPQLWDRAFKMHLNLEKNGTMKLKNWDVKIDLCED; from the coding sequence ATGTCCGAGTACGGCACACTTCAAGACCGGGTACAATGCAAACAACTTTTGAACAAGGTCATGACTCCCGAGCAGACCATTGACTTCTTCAAGAACGGGATGAACCTTGGTTGGTCCGGTTTCACCCCGGCCGGTTATCCGAAAGTGGTGCCCATCGCCCTGGCTGACCACGTGGAGAAGAACAACCTGCAGGGCAAGCTGAAGTTCAACCTCTTCATCGGCGCCTCCGTCGGTGCCGAAACCGAAGACCGCTGGGCTACTCTGGACATGATCGACCGCCGCTGGCCGTACCAGACCGGCAAGAACATCGCCGCTGGCATCAACTCCGGCCGCATCCGCATGGGTGACAAGCACCTCTCCCTGTTCGCACAGGACCTGGGCTACGGCTTCTACACCAAGGACTCCGAGAGCGGCAAGCTCGACCTCGCCATCATCGAAGTCTCCGCCATCAAGGAAGACGGCTCGCTGGTGCCGACCTCTTCCTGCGGGGTTATCCCTGAGATCCTGATGATCTGCGACAAGATCATCCTCGAGGTGAACACCGGACAGCCTTCCTTCGAAGGGATCCATGACCTTTTGACCCCGCTCACCCCGCCGAACCGCCAGATCTTCGGCATCACCCATGCCGGCGAGAGGATCGGCTCCACCTCGATCCCGTGCGACCCGAGCAAGGTCGTGGCAGTCGTCGAGTCCAAGCTGCGTGACCAGGGTCGCGCCTTCGCAGAGCAGGACGACACCTCCGAGGCGATCGCGAACCATATCATCGACTTCTTCACCGCCGAGGTTAAAGCGGGCCGTCTGCCGAAGAACCTGCTCCCGATCCAGTCGGGCGTGGGCTCCATCGCCAACGCCGTCATCGGTGGCCTTGCCAAGGGCCCCTTCAGCAACCTGACCGTCTACACCGAGGTGCTCCAGGATACCATGCTGGACCTGTTCGACTCGGGCAAACTCGACGCGGCTTCCTCCTGCTCGCTGTCCCTCTCCGCAAGCCCGGGCTTCCCGCGCTTCTTCGAGAACATGGACAAGTACTTTGACAAGATCACCCTGCGTCCGCTCTCCATCTCCAACGCACCGGAGCCGATCCGTCGTCTGGGTTGCATCGCCATGAATACCCCGGTTGAAATCGACATATTCGCGCACGCCAACTCCACCCTGGTCGGCGGTACCCGTATGATCAACGGCCTGGGCGGTTCCGGCGACTTCCTCAGGAACGGCTTCCTGAAGATGATGCACACCCCGTCTTCCCGTCCGAGCAAGACCGACCCGACCGGTATCTCCTGCGTCGTGCCGCACTGCTCGCACATCGACCACACCGAGCACGACCTCGACTGCGTCATCACCGAGCAGGGTCTCGCCGACCTGCGTGGCCTGGCTCCGAAGGAGCGCGCCCGTCGCATCATCGAGAAGTGCGCGCACCCGGATTACAAGGCGCAGCTCACCGAGTACCTCAACATCGCCGAGAAGGACTGCCTGGCGAGGAAGGTCGGTCACGAGCCGCAGCTGTGGGATCGAGCCTTCAAAATGCACCTCAACCTTGAGAAGAACGGCACCATGAAGCTCAAGAACTGGGATGTGAAGATCGACCTCTGCGAAGACTAG
- the upp gene encoding uracil phosphoribosyltransferase, which produces MSVHEVNHPLVKHKIGLMRECGISTKKFRELTAEIACLLAYEATRDFQLESRSITGWDGNTLDIQQIKGKKVTVVPILRAGIGMLEGVLDMIPNAKVSVVGLARNEETLEAHTYFERFVGKLDERLALIIDPMLATGGSMAATIEMLKKSGCRQIRVLCLVAAPEGLQKISSAYPDIDIYVAAIDQRLNENGYILPGLGDAGDKIFGTK; this is translated from the coding sequence ATGAGCGTCCACGAAGTAAACCACCCCCTGGTGAAGCACAAGATTGGCCTGATGCGCGAGTGCGGCATCAGCACGAAGAAGTTCCGCGAGCTCACCGCCGAGATCGCCTGCCTGCTCGCCTACGAGGCCACCAGGGATTTCCAGCTGGAGTCGCGCTCCATCACCGGTTGGGACGGCAACACCCTCGACATCCAGCAGATCAAAGGGAAGAAGGTGACGGTGGTTCCCATCCTGCGTGCCGGCATCGGCATGCTGGAAGGGGTCCTGGACATGATCCCCAACGCGAAGGTGAGCGTCGTGGGACTGGCCAGGAACGAGGAGACTCTCGAGGCGCACACCTACTTCGAGCGCTTCGTGGGCAAGCTGGACGAACGCCTCGCGCTGATCATCGATCCCATGCTGGCGACCGGAGGCTCCATGGCCGCCACCATCGAGATGCTGAAGAAAAGCGGCTGCCGCCAGATCCGCGTGCTCTGCCTGGTCGCTGCGCCCGAAGGACTGCAGAAGATCTCCTCGGCCTATCCCGACATCGACATCTACGTGGCCGCCATCGACCAGCGCCTGAACGAGAACGGCTACATCCTGCCGGGGCTCGGCGACGCCGGCGACAAGATCTTCGGCACCAAGTAA
- a CDS encoding Glu/Leu/Phe/Val family dehydrogenase — protein MTEICRDELGPASIIHLYSPKEAIQAFVVIDNIALGPAVGGVRMSPTVSVEEVARLARAMTLKNAAAGLQHGGAKAGIVADPSDPRKERIFRVFARMIKHLTDYIPGPDMGCDETAMAWIRNETGRSVGLPAELGGLPLDQLGATGYGVAECAEVAAGFAGVELKGARVAVAGFGSVGRAAARFLLEKGALLVAASDSRGTVHDPAGLDPAALAEVKRQGGSVADYGKGKRLSRDRIFGVPCDILVPAATPDVIHAGNVGQVQARLILEGANIPCTAEAERQLQTRGTVVVPDFIANAGGVIMAAMEYAGRNEQEAFAVIGERIRKNTAVVLERAAGAGILPREAADALARERVKKAMSFRDY, from the coding sequence ATGACAGAAATCTGTCGTGATGAGCTTGGACCCGCATCCATCATTCACCTTTATTCGCCGAAGGAAGCAATCCAGGCCTTCGTTGTCATCGACAACATCGCGCTCGGCCCGGCGGTCGGCGGGGTGCGCATGTCGCCCACGGTAAGCGTCGAGGAGGTGGCACGGCTAGCACGGGCCATGACCCTCAAGAACGCGGCGGCGGGGCTGCAGCACGGCGGCGCCAAGGCGGGGATCGTCGCCGACCCGTCGGACCCGCGCAAGGAGAGGATCTTCCGGGTCTTCGCACGTATGATCAAGCACCTCACCGACTACATACCCGGCCCCGACATGGGGTGCGACGAGACCGCGATGGCCTGGATCAGGAACGAGACGGGGAGGTCGGTGGGACTCCCCGCGGAACTCGGCGGGCTGCCGCTGGACCAGCTGGGAGCCACGGGTTATGGCGTGGCCGAATGCGCCGAGGTCGCGGCCGGATTCGCGGGTGTCGAATTGAAGGGGGCGCGGGTCGCGGTCGCAGGGTTCGGGAGCGTCGGCAGGGCTGCGGCGCGCTTTCTCCTTGAGAAAGGGGCCCTGCTGGTAGCGGCCTCCGACAGCCGCGGCACGGTCCACGACCCTGCCGGCCTCGACCCGGCCGCCTTGGCCGAGGTGAAGCGCCAGGGGGGGAGCGTCGCCGATTACGGCAAGGGAAAGCGCCTGTCGCGGGACAGGATATTCGGCGTTCCCTGCGATATCCTGGTGCCGGCCGCCACGCCCGACGTGATCCACGCCGGAAACGTCGGTCAGGTCCAGGCCCGCCTGATCCTGGAGGGGGCCAATATCCCCTGCACCGCTGAGGCCGAGAGGCAGCTGCAAACCCGCGGGACGGTGGTCGTCCCGGACTTCATCGCCAACGCGGGGGGGGTGATCATGGCGGCAATGGAATATGCCGGGCGGAACGAACAGGAGGCTTTCGCAGTGATCGGCGAGAGGATCAGGAAGAACACCGCGGTGGTGCTGGAGAGGGCGGCGGGCGCAGGGATCCTGCCTCGGGAGGCGGCGGACGCCCTGGCTCGCGAGCGGGTCAAAAAGGCCATGAGCTTCAGGGATTACTGA
- a CDS encoding methyl-accepting chemotaxis protein produces MFKNKLMHKILAIIGVNLLVGITIVGCLAIWLQYSSTMKLQEQNSRTMSAVIIDEIASFMMKDDSKSVMNLAKVAKEQKFGFDLQIFGKDGKDPVTGAVNKDVTESFATGKRVERRETVGGVHTLRAAVPMKNEQRCQQCHDAGDKYLGAVLLTSSLEDGYQSAVRMIAILVGAGCLFFVCMMGGMYIFFRKSVMREILFFSEKLKDIAEGEGDLTKEIPVRSDDEVGDLARHINHLVNMLRETITVLYDLAESISISLCHVSSRATRTVASAADQKQRSEAVAVATEEMAATLNIVAGNTHQAAEFSSEVDEAANRGMGVVDGACTSITMIRENVAQTLGTVERLEASSAQIGDIIVLIEDIADQTKLLALNAAIEAARAGEHGRGFAVVADEVKMLSEKTATSTKEIAKIITNIQTESREAARSITEEQGRVEDGVAKSAAARECLERILGLAGETAQLINQIASATEEQSATTNEIAEKIHNVSSSASGVHEDMLESDRAVTELTRVAEQIFSTVGKFSVGNRHDEMKALATELRDKLTATIEQGVASGRISMSDLFDRNYRPIADTSPQKYHTAFDSFFDQYVGPVQEEILGRKGTVFFAICVDDHGYVPCHNLRYSKPLTGDPDTDKVNNRTKRIFDDKTGLKAAQNTEPYLLQTYMRDTGEIMNDISTPIVFNNRHWGAVRLGYLAK; encoded by the coding sequence ATGTTCAAAAACAAGCTGATGCACAAGATCCTGGCGATCATCGGGGTGAACCTCTTGGTCGGCATCACCATCGTCGGGTGTCTGGCAATCTGGCTCCAGTACAGTTCGACCATGAAGCTGCAGGAGCAGAACAGCCGCACCATGTCGGCCGTCATCATCGACGAGATCGCGTCGTTCATGATGAAGGACGACTCGAAGTCGGTAATGAACCTGGCCAAGGTCGCCAAGGAACAGAAGTTCGGCTTCGACCTGCAGATCTTCGGCAAGGACGGCAAGGACCCGGTCACCGGAGCGGTCAACAAGGATGTGACCGAAAGCTTCGCCACCGGCAAACGCGTCGAGAGACGGGAGACGGTGGGCGGCGTGCATACCCTGCGCGCCGCGGTGCCGATGAAGAACGAGCAGCGCTGTCAGCAGTGCCACGACGCGGGGGACAAGTACCTCGGCGCCGTGCTCTTGACCTCTTCCCTGGAGGATGGTTACCAGAGCGCGGTGAGGATGATCGCCATCCTGGTGGGTGCCGGCTGCCTCTTCTTCGTCTGCATGATGGGGGGGATGTACATATTCTTCAGGAAGTCCGTGATGCGCGAGATCCTGTTCTTCTCGGAGAAGCTCAAGGACATCGCGGAAGGGGAGGGGGATCTCACCAAGGAGATACCGGTCCGCTCTGACGACGAGGTCGGCGACCTGGCGCGCCACATAAACCACCTGGTCAACATGCTGCGCGAGACGATCACGGTGCTCTACGACCTTGCCGAGAGCATCTCGATCTCGCTGTGCCATGTCTCCAGTCGCGCCACCAGGACGGTCGCTTCGGCGGCGGACCAGAAGCAGCGCTCCGAGGCCGTGGCGGTCGCAACGGAGGAGATGGCGGCGACCCTCAACATCGTGGCCGGCAACACCCATCAGGCGGCGGAATTCTCGTCGGAGGTGGACGAGGCGGCCAACCGCGGCATGGGCGTCGTGGACGGCGCCTGCACCTCCATCACCATGATCAGGGAGAACGTGGCGCAGACCCTGGGGACCGTAGAGCGGCTTGAGGCCTCGTCCGCGCAGATCGGGGACATCATCGTCCTCATCGAGGACATCGCCGACCAGACGAAGCTCCTCGCCCTGAACGCCGCCATAGAGGCGGCGCGCGCCGGAGAGCACGGTCGCGGCTTCGCCGTGGTCGCCGACGAGGTGAAGATGCTTTCGGAGAAGACGGCCACCTCGACCAAGGAAATCGCCAAGATCATCACCAACATCCAGACCGAGAGCCGCGAGGCGGCGCGCTCCATCACCGAGGAGCAGGGGCGGGTCGAGGACGGCGTCGCCAAGTCGGCGGCGGCCAGGGAGTGCCTGGAGCGGATACTCGGACTCGCGGGGGAAACGGCGCAGCTCATCAACCAGATCGCCTCGGCCACGGAGGAGCAGAGCGCCACAACCAACGAAATCGCGGAAAAAATCCACAACGTCTCAAGTTCAGCCTCCGGGGTCCACGAGGACATGCTGGAAAGTGACCGGGCCGTGACGGAATTGACCCGGGTGGCGGAGCAGATCTTCTCCACCGTGGGGAAATTCAGCGTCGGCAACCGGCACGACGAGATGAAGGCCCTCGCCACCGAACTGAGGGATAAGCTGACCGCGACCATCGAGCAGGGGGTGGCGTCGGGGAGGATCTCCATGTCCGACCTCTTCGACCGGAATTACCGCCCCATTGCCGACACGTCGCCGCAGAAGTACCACACCGCGTTCGACAGCTTCTTCGACCAGTATGTGGGGCCGGTGCAGGAGGAGATCCTGGGGCGCAAGGGCACCGTATTCTTCGCCATCTGCGTCGACGATCACGGCTACGTCCCCTGCCACAACCTGCGCTACTCCAAACCTCTGACCGGCGACCCGGACACCGACAAGGTCAACAACAGGACCAAGCGGATCTTCGATGACAAGACCGGACTCAAGGCCGCGCAGAACACGGAACCGTACCTGCTGCAGACCTACATGAGGGACACCGGAGAGATCATGAACGACATCTCAACTCCTATCGTGTTCAACAACCGGCATTGGGGCGCCGTTCGTCTCGGGTACCTCGCGAAGTAG
- a CDS encoding DUF362 domain-containing protein: MHQVALERVPGYGREEMREGVARLLEPLGGMQRYVKPGERVLIKPNLLSAKPPEAAVTTHPELLRAVILEVQRAGGVALVGDSPGVGSGRRVAERSGMMAVIEETGARFVPFTESLPVAGAGTFKEFQLARPYIEADRLINLPKLKTHEMMTMTCCVKNLFGAVVGTAKAAWHLKAGADKELFANMLIELYRLREPDLNIVDAVVAMEGNGPGSGDPCPVGVLLAGDNAVAVDQVAARVAGIPQQLLYLESAARHMGLPGSRREEVTVLGPDPDAVLERPLRLPHLSDVQFGLPGFLKNRLRNQFTSRPEVVPGTCELCGVCVKACPPAAIRVQGGRLRFDYQRCIRCFCCRELCPHAALTLRDGWLLWLMKKTGRRS, encoded by the coding sequence ATGCACCAGGTGGCGTTGGAGCGGGTTCCGGGGTACGGGCGCGAAGAGATGCGGGAAGGGGTGGCCCGGCTCCTTGAGCCGCTTGGCGGGATGCAGCGCTACGTGAAGCCGGGCGAGCGGGTGCTCATCAAGCCGAACCTGCTCTCCGCCAAGCCGCCCGAGGCGGCGGTGACCACGCATCCGGAGCTGTTGCGCGCCGTGATCCTGGAGGTGCAGCGGGCAGGTGGCGTGGCGCTGGTGGGGGATTCTCCCGGCGTGGGAAGCGGCAGGCGGGTGGCGGAGCGCTCGGGGATGATGGCGGTCATCGAGGAGACCGGCGCTCGGTTCGTCCCCTTCACCGAATCCCTCCCCGTCGCCGGCGCGGGGACTTTCAAGGAGTTCCAGCTGGCGCGGCCGTATATCGAGGCGGACCGCCTGATCAACCTCCCCAAGCTGAAGACGCACGAGATGATGACCATGACGTGCTGCGTGAAGAACCTGTTCGGGGCGGTGGTCGGGACCGCGAAGGCGGCCTGGCACCTCAAGGCGGGGGCGGACAAGGAGCTCTTCGCGAACATGCTGATCGAGCTCTACCGGCTGCGCGAGCCGGATCTGAACATAGTGGACGCCGTGGTCGCGATGGAGGGGAACGGTCCTGGAAGCGGGGACCCTTGCCCGGTGGGCGTGCTGCTGGCCGGTGACAACGCGGTTGCCGTGGACCAGGTTGCCGCCCGCGTGGCCGGGATTCCGCAGCAGCTTCTCTACCTGGAGAGCGCCGCGAGGCATATGGGGCTTCCCGGTTCGCGGCGCGAGGAGGTCACGGTTTTGGGGCCCGACCCCGACGCAGTACTGGAGCGTCCGCTCCGGCTTCCCCATCTTTCCGACGTCCAGTTCGGGCTCCCGGGATTCTTGAAGAACCGGCTCAGAAACCAGTTCACCTCCCGCCCCGAGGTCGTCCCCGGCACGTGCGAACTCTGCGGCGTCTGCGTCAAGGCTTGTCCCCCGGCGGCGATACGGGTGCAGGGGGGGAGGCTGCGTTTCGACTACCAGCGATGCATCCGCTGCTTCTGCTGCCGTGAGCTCTGCCCGCACGCGGCCCTGACCCTCAGGGACGGCTGGCTTTTGTGGCTGATGAAGAAAACCGGCCGCCGGTCGTAG
- a CDS encoding uracil-xanthine permease family protein, whose protein sequence is MSEVKDPVWRQALSGAQILFVAFGALVLVPILTGLNPSMALLGAGVGTIIFQLCTKRQVPIFLGSSFAFIAPIIYSVQTWGLPSTMAGLFAAGWLYLAFSLAIYLRGAEFVHRIMPPVVVGPIIMIIGLGLANVAVNMAMGKTGDGKGVLVDYNTALLVAGISLATTAAVAVRARGIFRLLPVLSGVAVGYVLSIFLGLVDFSKIAAAPWIEVPKFVTPEWNWSAVLFMVPVALAPAIEHVGDVVAIGAVTGKDYTVKPGLHRTMLGDGLAVCAAALVGGPPVTTYAEVTGAVMITRCYNPVIMTWAAGFAVVMAFFGKFNAILQSIPVPVMGGIMMLLFGSIASVGLNTLIHAQVDMHRPRNLIIVSLVLVFGIGGLSINVAGQHLHGVSLCGIAAILLNLLLPKGEAAPMGGDAVEEEPEETVA, encoded by the coding sequence ATGTCAGAAGTAAAAGATCCGGTCTGGCGCCAGGCGCTGTCCGGCGCGCAGATCCTTTTTGTCGCCTTCGGCGCGCTGGTGCTGGTGCCGATCCTCACCGGCCTCAACCCGAGCATGGCCCTTCTGGGCGCGGGGGTGGGGACCATCATCTTCCAGCTCTGCACCAAGCGTCAGGTTCCCATCTTCCTGGGCTCCTCCTTCGCCTTCATCGCGCCCATCATCTACAGCGTGCAGACCTGGGGGCTTCCCTCGACCATGGCCGGGCTCTTCGCCGCCGGCTGGCTCTACCTCGCATTCTCGCTCGCCATCTACCTGCGCGGCGCGGAGTTCGTGCACCGCATCATGCCGCCGGTGGTGGTCGGTCCCATCATCATGATCATCGGCCTGGGGCTCGCCAACGTGGCCGTCAACATGGCGATGGGCAAGACCGGCGACGGCAAGGGCGTCCTGGTCGACTACAACACCGCGCTCCTCGTGGCCGGCATCTCGCTTGCCACCACCGCGGCCGTGGCCGTGCGCGCCCGCGGCATCTTCCGGCTGTTGCCGGTCCTTTCCGGCGTCGCCGTCGGCTACGTGCTCTCCATCTTCTTGGGCCTGGTCGATTTCTCCAAGATTGCCGCGGCGCCCTGGATCGAGGTCCCCAAGTTCGTGACGCCGGAGTGGAACTGGTCCGCGGTCCTGTTCATGGTCCCGGTAGCCCTGGCGCCCGCCATCGAGCACGTGGGCGATGTGGTCGCCATCGGCGCGGTGACCGGTAAGGACTACACCGTGAAGCCGGGCCTGCACCGCACCATGCTGGGCGACGGCCTGGCCGTCTGCGCCGCCGCACTCGTCGGCGGCCCCCCCGTCACCACCTACGCCGAGGTCACCGGCGCCGTCATGATCACCCGCTGCTACAACCCCGTCATCATGACCTGGGCCGCCGGCTTCGCCGTTGTCATGGCCTTCTTCGGGAAGTTCAACGCCATCCTGCAGTCCATCCCGGTGCCGGTCATGGGCGGCATCATGATGCTCCTGTTCGGCTCCATCGCTTCCGTCGGTCTCAACACCCTGATCCATGCACAGGTGGATATGCACCGTCCGCGCAACCTGATCATCGTCTCGCTGGTGCTGGTCTTCGGCATCGGCGGGCTCAGCATCAACGTGGCCGGCCAGCACCTGCACGGCGTGAGCCTGTGCGGCATAGCCGCCATCCTGCTGAACCTCCTCCTCCCGAAAGGTGAGGCTGCCCCGATGGGTGGCGACGCCGTCGAGGAGGAACCGGAGGAGACGGTGGCGTAG
- the bfr gene encoding bacterioferritin: MKGNERVIEQLNVRLAEELTATNQYMVHAEMCENWGYKRLYSAIRERAINEMKHAEKLIERILFLEGRPIVSRLDPIHIGGEIPKMHQFDHALEESAIKGYNESIKLAMELGDNGTKELLESILKQEEDHIDDIEAQLDQISQMGVQNYLVDQVG; the protein is encoded by the coding sequence ATGAAGGGAAACGAGAGGGTGATCGAGCAGTTGAACGTACGCCTGGCGGAGGAACTCACCGCCACCAACCAGTACATGGTGCACGCGGAGATGTGCGAGAACTGGGGCTACAAGAGGCTGTACTCCGCCATAAGGGAGCGCGCCATCAACGAGATGAAGCACGCGGAGAAGCTGATCGAGCGGATACTGTTCCTGGAGGGGCGCCCCATCGTGAGCAGGCTGGACCCGATCCACATCGGGGGCGAGATCCCCAAGATGCACCAGTTCGACCACGCCCTCGAGGAGAGCGCCATCAAGGGGTACAACGAGAGCATCAAACTGGCCATGGAGCTGGGAGACAACGGCACCAAGGAACTGCTGGAGTCGATCCTCAAGCAGGAGGAGGATCACATCGACGACATCGAGGCGCAACTGGACCAGATCTCGCAGATGGGGGTGCAGAACTACCTGGTCGACCAGGTCGGCTGA